In the genome of Streptomyces sp. NBC_00190, one region contains:
- a CDS encoding endonuclease/exonuclease/phosphatase family protein, with protein MDQLLPSLPKSRTEPDGSAVIRVLSYNIRSLRDDEEALARVIRACAPDLVFVQEAPRFFRWRKHAARLAAKSDLVVLGGGATAAGPLLMCSLRVFVERTEDVLLPRTPGQHRRGFATAVVRIGGARVGLVSAHLSLQREERRAQAGLLLERLARLDAPYGIAALDVNEGPGGPAFERLTAELQDCREVAPWGGGPTFPAQAPDRRIDAVFATGGVRVLGCGVPTGLAGVSPADLRSATDHLPVLAALHLPAAP; from the coding sequence ATGGACCAGTTGCTGCCTTCGCTGCCGAAGTCTCGTACGGAGCCCGACGGTTCGGCCGTGATCCGGGTGCTCAGCTACAACATCCGCTCGCTGCGCGACGACGAGGAGGCGCTGGCCCGGGTCATCCGGGCGTGCGCGCCGGACCTCGTGTTCGTGCAGGAGGCGCCGCGGTTCTTCCGGTGGCGCAAACACGCGGCGAGGCTGGCCGCGAAATCCGACCTGGTGGTGCTGGGCGGGGGCGCGACGGCGGCCGGTCCGCTGCTGATGTGCTCGCTACGGGTCTTCGTGGAGCGTACGGAGGACGTGCTGCTGCCGCGCACGCCCGGCCAGCACCGCAGGGGCTTCGCCACGGCGGTGGTCAGGATCGGCGGCGCGCGCGTGGGCCTGGTCTCCGCGCACCTGTCGCTCCAGCGGGAGGAGCGCCGGGCCCAGGCCGGGCTGCTGCTGGAGCGGCTGGCCCGCCTGGACGCGCCGTACGGGATCGCGGCGCTGGATGTGAACGAGGGCCCGGGCGGCCCGGCGTTCGAGCGGCTGACCGCGGAGCTCCAGGACTGCCGGGAGGTGGCGCCGTGGGGCGGCGGGCCCACGTTCCCCGCGCAGGCGCCGGACCGGCGGATCGACGCGGTGTTCGCGACCGGGGGCGTGCGGGTGCTGGGCTGCGGTGTCCCGACCGGGCTGGCGGGCGTCTCGCCCGCCGACCTCCGCTCGGCCACCGACCACCTGCCGGTCCTGGCGGCCCTGCACCTGCCGGCCGCGCCGTAG
- a CDS encoding ROK family glucokinase: MGLTIGVDIGGTKIAAGVVDEEGTILETYKVPTPPTADGVTEAICTAVSAVSSNHTIDAVGIGAAGYVDDKRATVLFAPNINWRHEPLKDKVEQRIGLPVVVENDANCAAWGEYRFGAGQGHEDVICITLGTGLGGGIIIGNKLRRGRFGVAAEFGHIRVVPDGLLCGCGSQGCWEQYASGRALVRYAKQRANATPENAAILLSLGDGTPDGIEGKHISEAARAGDLVAIDSFRELARWAGAGLADLASLFDPSAFIVGGGVSDEGDLVLDPIRKSFKRWLIGGAWRPHAQVLAAQLGGKAGLVGAADLARQG; encoded by the coding sequence ATGGGACTCACCATCGGCGTCGACATCGGCGGCACGAAGATCGCGGCCGGCGTGGTCGACGAAGAGGGCACCATCCTTGAGACGTACAAGGTGCCCACCCCGCCGACCGCGGACGGAGTGACGGAAGCGATCTGCACCGCCGTCTCCGCAGTCAGCAGCAACCACACCATCGACGCCGTCGGCATCGGCGCCGCCGGCTACGTGGACGACAAGCGCGCCACCGTGCTCTTCGCGCCGAACATCAACTGGCGCCACGAGCCGCTGAAGGACAAGGTCGAGCAGCGCATCGGCCTGCCCGTCGTCGTCGAGAACGACGCGAACTGCGCGGCCTGGGGCGAGTACCGCTTCGGCGCGGGCCAGGGCCACGAGGACGTCATCTGCATCACGCTCGGCACCGGCCTGGGCGGCGGCATCATCATCGGCAACAAGCTGCGCCGCGGACGCTTCGGCGTCGCCGCCGAGTTCGGCCACATCCGGGTCGTCCCGGACGGCCTGCTGTGCGGCTGCGGCAGCCAGGGCTGCTGGGAGCAGTACGCCTCCGGGCGCGCGCTCGTCCGGTACGCGAAGCAGCGGGCGAACGCCACCCCCGAGAACGCGGCGATCCTCCTCTCCCTCGGCGACGGCACCCCCGACGGCATCGAGGGCAAGCACATCAGCGAGGCCGCCCGGGCCGGTGACCTGGTGGCCATCGACTCCTTCCGCGAGCTGGCCCGCTGGGCCGGCGCGGGCCTGGCCGACCTGGCCTCGCTGTTCGACCCGTCGGCGTTCATCGTCGGCGGCGGGGTCTCGGACGAGGGCGACCTGGTCCTCGACCCGATCCGCAAGTCCTTCAAGCGCTGGCTGATCGGCGGCGCGTGGCGTCCGCACGCACAGGTCCTCGCCGCCCAGCTGGGCGGGAAGGCCGGACTCGTGGGCGCGGCGGACCTGGCCCGCCAGGGCTGA
- a CDS encoding DUF5304 domain-containing protein, protein MSEATDRPTDDDAWAKACAEDLAAEKERLRGQGGRDGGATGTAAEELFKLFEAVADKVAGMNNPLVGGAAQGAVRQFVNQAKTAAKPVIERNPEVFDHLAAAGSELLAAYRSAVEGHERRWTRGEPPAPRRSQERDPREEGPGEGPTERIDLD, encoded by the coding sequence ATGAGCGAGGCCACCGACCGCCCCACCGACGACGACGCCTGGGCCAAGGCCTGCGCGGAGGACCTCGCCGCCGAGAAGGAGCGCCTGCGCGGGCAGGGCGGCAGGGACGGCGGGGCCACCGGGACCGCGGCCGAGGAGCTGTTCAAGCTCTTCGAAGCCGTCGCCGACAAGGTCGCCGGGATGAACAACCCGCTCGTCGGCGGCGCCGCCCAGGGCGCCGTACGCCAGTTCGTCAACCAGGCGAAGACCGCCGCCAAACCCGTCATCGAGCGCAACCCCGAAGTCTTCGACCACCTCGCGGCCGCGGGCTCCGAGCTGCTCGCCGCCTACCGCTCGGCCGTCGAGGGCCACGAGCGCCGCTGGACGCGCGGAGAGCCCCCGGCTCCCCGCCGGTCCCAGGAGCGCGACCCCCGCGAAGAAGGTCCCGGCGAAGGCCCCACCGAGCGGATCGATCTCGACTGA
- a CDS encoding ArsA family ATPase, whose amino-acid sequence MHTLLITGPGGAGRTTVAAATALAAARQGHRVLLLSGDVADPLAALTGEPVGESAEVVPGLRAATAAGGVRVARVDSGEEFRDELVALQERGSTLLGMVGARPLGAEELTELPGAEQFALLRALRRAAAAPGCDLVVVDMPPLHQALAALALPAQLRRYLARLLPAERQAARALRPVLAQLAGVPMPAQWLYEAAARWDEELAAVQAVIEADSTEVRLVAEPGPAAADAIRLGRLGLALQQLPVSAVVANRLLPQGSVDPWLAGLAAQQEKCTAGWAGEIPVTRLAHLGRDPRGPQDLELLAAAGGLVPEPPAPRRAWAVEDRLAEDGVLVWAVPLPGARKRDLDLIRRGDELLLTAGPYRRIVPLPAALRRCTVSGAALAEDVLRIRFTPDPGLWPRTNTRTP is encoded by the coding sequence GTGCACACCCTGTTGATCACCGGCCCCGGCGGCGCCGGGCGGACCACGGTGGCCGCTGCCACCGCCCTCGCGGCGGCCCGGCAGGGCCACCGGGTGCTGCTGCTGTCCGGCGACGTCGCGGACCCGCTCGCCGCCCTGACCGGGGAACCGGTGGGGGAGTCCGCCGAGGTCGTACCGGGCCTGCGGGCCGCCACGGCGGCCGGCGGGGTCCGGGTGGCGCGGGTGGACTCCGGCGAGGAGTTCCGCGACGAACTCGTCGCCCTCCAGGAGCGCGGGTCCACCCTCCTCGGCATGGTCGGAGCCCGGCCGCTGGGCGCCGAGGAGCTCACCGAGCTGCCCGGCGCCGAGCAGTTCGCGCTGCTGCGCGCCCTGCGGCGGGCCGCCGCGGCGCCGGGGTGTGACCTCGTCGTCGTCGACATGCCCCCGCTCCACCAGGCCCTGGCCGCCCTCGCCCTCCCCGCCCAGCTGCGCCGCTACCTCGCCCGGCTGCTCCCCGCCGAGCGGCAGGCCGCCCGCGCCCTGCGGCCCGTACTGGCCCAGCTGGCCGGTGTGCCCATGCCCGCGCAGTGGCTCTACGAGGCCGCCGCCCGCTGGGACGAGGAGCTCGCCGCGGTCCAGGCCGTCATCGAGGCCGACAGCACCGAGGTGCGGCTGGTCGCCGAGCCGGGACCGGCCGCGGCCGACGCGATCCGGCTGGGGCGGCTCGGCCTCGCCCTGCAGCAGCTGCCCGTCTCCGCCGTCGTCGCCAACCGGCTCCTCCCGCAGGGCTCCGTCGACCCCTGGCTCGCCGGGCTCGCCGCCCAGCAGGAGAAGTGCACCGCCGGATGGGCCGGGGAGATCCCGGTGACCCGGCTCGCCCACCTCGGCCGGGACCCGCGCGGCCCGCAGGACCTGGAGCTGCTCGCCGCCGCCGGCGGACTCGTCCCCGAGCCGCCCGCGCCCCGCCGGGCCTGGGCGGTCGAGGACCGGCTCGCCGAGGACGGGGTGCTCGTCTGGGCGGTACCGCTGCCCGGCGCCCGCAAGCGCGACCTCGACCTGATCCGCCGGGGGGACGAGCTGCTGCTCACCGCGGGACCGTACCGGAGGATCGTTCCGCTGCCGGCGGCACTGCGCCGCTGCACCGTCTCCGGCGCCGCCCTGGCCGAGGACGTGCTCCGCATCCGCTTCACCCCGGACCCGGGCCTGTGGCCCCGTACCAACACCCGCACGCCCTGA
- a CDS encoding SRPBCC family protein — MAEHTSSSVTIDASPADVMAVIADFARYPEWTGEVKEAEVLAADAEGRAEKVRLLLDAGAIKDDHTLAYTWKGSDEVSWTLDKSQMLRQLDGSYRLAPVDGGKRTEVTYQLTVDVKIPMLGMIKRKAEKVIIDRALAGLKKRVESTG, encoded by the coding sequence ATGGCGGAACACACCAGCTCAAGCGTCACGATCGACGCCTCACCGGCCGACGTGATGGCCGTGATCGCCGACTTCGCCCGTTACCCCGAGTGGACCGGCGAGGTGAAGGAGGCCGAGGTGCTGGCCGCCGACGCCGAAGGACGGGCCGAAAAGGTCCGGCTGCTGCTCGACGCGGGCGCGATCAAGGACGACCACACCCTCGCCTACACCTGGAAGGGCTCGGACGAGGTCAGCTGGACCCTGGACAAGTCGCAGATGCTGCGCCAGCTGGACGGCTCGTACCGGCTGGCCCCGGTGGACGGCGGCAAGCGCACCGAGGTCACCTACCAGCTGACCGTCGACGTCAAGATCCCCATGCTCGGCATGATCAAGCGCAAGGCCGAGAAGGTCATCATCGACCGCGCGCTCGCGGGTCTGAAGAAGCGCGTGGAATCGACCGGCTGA
- a CDS encoding metallophosphoesterase family protein, translated as MRSGKTGTSGSSRTRVHVVSDVHGNAEALARAGDGADALICLGDLVLFLDYADHSRGIFPDLFGVENADRIVELRTARRFAEAQAFGRELWAGLDRDRLIEGAVRRQYEQMFAAFPAPTYATYGNVDIPALWPEYADRPGITVLDGQRVEIGGRVFGFVGGGLPSPMRTPYEVDVEEYAAKVEALGEVDVLCSHIPPEVPELCYDTVARRFERGSEALLAAIRRTRPRYALFGHVHQPLARRMRVGSTECVNVGHFAATGRPWALEW; from the coding sequence ATGCGGAGCGGGAAGACGGGCACGAGCGGATCGAGCCGTACTCGGGTCCACGTCGTGAGCGATGTGCACGGCAACGCCGAGGCCCTGGCCCGGGCCGGAGACGGCGCCGACGCGCTGATCTGCCTCGGTGACCTCGTCCTCTTCCTCGACTACGCCGACCACTCCCGCGGGATCTTCCCCGACCTGTTCGGCGTCGAGAACGCCGACCGGATCGTGGAGCTGCGCACCGCGCGCCGCTTCGCCGAGGCCCAGGCCTTCGGACGCGAGCTGTGGGCCGGACTGGACCGGGACCGGCTCATCGAGGGCGCGGTACGCCGCCAGTACGAGCAGATGTTCGCCGCCTTCCCCGCCCCGACGTACGCCACCTACGGCAACGTCGACATCCCGGCTCTGTGGCCGGAGTACGCAGACCGCCCCGGGATCACCGTGCTCGACGGGCAGCGCGTGGAGATCGGCGGCAGGGTCTTCGGCTTCGTGGGAGGCGGGCTGCCCTCGCCGATGAGGACCCCGTACGAGGTGGACGTGGAGGAGTACGCCGCCAAGGTGGAGGCACTGGGCGAGGTGGACGTACTGTGCTCGCACATCCCGCCGGAGGTGCCGGAGCTCTGCTACGACACGGTCGCGCGCCGGTTCGAACGGGGGAGCGAGGCCCTGCTCGCCGCCATCAGGCGCACCCGGCCCCGCTACGCCCTCTTCGGGCACGTCCACCAGCCGCTCGCCCGGCGGATGCGCGTCGGGAGCACGGAGTGCGTGAACGTCGGTCACTTCGCGGCGACCGGGAGGCCGTGGGCCCTGGAGTGGTGA
- a CDS encoding AMP-dependent synthetase/ligase: MREFSLPALYEVPSDGNLTDLIRRNAAQHPDTAVMSRKVDGRWQDVTATEFLAEVRATAKGLMAAGVRPGDRVALISRTRYEWVLIDFAIWTAGGVTVPVYETSSPEQIQWILGDSGAVAAVVESPGHGAAVASLRDRLPELREVWEIEQGALEALKSAGAAITDEEVDERSSLAGADDPATIVYTSGTTGRPKGCVLSHRNFFAECGNAVERLKPLFKTGECSVLLFLPAAHVFGRLVEVAAVLAPIRLGCVPDIKNLTDELQSFRPTLILGVPRVFEKVYNSARAKAQAEGKGKIFDAAAETAIAYSRALDTPRGPSFGLKLKHKVFTKLVYSKLHAVLGGRGEYAISGGAPLGERLGHFFRGIGFTVLEGYGLTESCAATTFNPWDKQKIGTVGQPMPGSVVRIADDGEVLLHGEQIFTGYWKNETATAEALTDGWFHTGDVGTLDEDGYLTITGRKKELIVTAGGKNVAPAVIEDRIRAHALVAECMVVGDGRPFVAALVTIDEEFLGRWAAEHGKPAGVTAAELREDAELVAAVQKAVDDGNAAVSKAESVRKFRILPSQFTEESGHITPSLKLKRNVVAKDFADEIEALYRG; the protein is encoded by the coding sequence TTGCGCGAGTTCAGCCTTCCGGCCCTGTACGAGGTCCCGTCGGACGGGAACCTGACGGATCTCATCCGCCGCAATGCCGCTCAGCATCCCGACACGGCCGTCATGAGCCGCAAGGTCGACGGCCGGTGGCAGGACGTGACCGCGACCGAGTTCCTGGCCGAGGTCCGGGCCACGGCCAAGGGCCTGATGGCGGCCGGTGTCCGTCCGGGCGACCGGGTCGCCCTGATCTCCCGTACCCGCTACGAGTGGGTGCTGATCGACTTCGCGATCTGGACCGCGGGCGGCGTCACCGTCCCCGTGTACGAGACCAGCTCCCCCGAGCAGATCCAGTGGATCCTCGGTGACTCCGGCGCCGTCGCCGCGGTCGTCGAGAGCCCCGGGCACGGTGCGGCCGTGGCCTCCCTGCGCGACCGGCTGCCGGAACTGCGCGAGGTCTGGGAGATCGAGCAGGGCGCCCTCGAAGCGCTGAAGAGCGCGGGCGCCGCGATCACCGACGAGGAGGTCGACGAGCGCAGCAGCCTGGCGGGCGCCGACGATCCGGCCACCATCGTCTACACCTCGGGCACCACCGGCCGCCCCAAGGGCTGCGTGCTGAGCCACCGCAACTTCTTCGCGGAGTGCGGGAACGCGGTGGAGCGCCTGAAGCCGCTGTTCAAGACCGGCGAGTGCTCGGTCCTGCTGTTCCTCCCGGCGGCCCACGTCTTCGGCCGCCTGGTCGAGGTGGCCGCGGTGCTGGCGCCGATCCGGCTGGGCTGCGTACCGGACATCAAGAACCTCACCGACGAGCTGCAGTCCTTCCGGCCCACCCTGATCCTCGGTGTGCCGCGCGTCTTCGAGAAGGTCTACAACTCGGCGCGCGCCAAGGCGCAGGCCGAGGGCAAGGGCAAGATCTTCGACGCGGCTGCCGAGACGGCGATCGCGTACAGCCGGGCGCTGGACACCCCCCGCGGCCCGTCCTTCGGGCTGAAGCTCAAGCACAAGGTCTTCACCAAGCTGGTCTACAGCAAGCTGCACGCGGTCCTCGGCGGACGCGGCGAGTACGCGATCTCCGGCGGCGCCCCGCTCGGCGAGCGGCTCGGGCACTTCTTCCGCGGCATCGGCTTCACGGTGCTGGAGGGCTACGGCCTGACCGAGTCCTGCGCGGCCACGACCTTCAACCCGTGGGACAAGCAGAAGATCGGTACGGTCGGCCAGCCCATGCCGGGCTCCGTGGTGCGCATCGCGGACGACGGCGAGGTGCTGCTGCACGGCGAGCAGATCTTCACCGGGTACTGGAAGAACGAGACGGCGACCGCCGAGGCACTGACGGACGGCTGGTTCCACACCGGTGACGTCGGCACCCTCGACGAGGACGGCTACCTCACGATCACCGGGCGCAAGAAGGAACTCATCGTCACCGCCGGCGGCAAGAACGTCGCCCCGGCCGTGATCGAGGACCGGATCCGCGCGCACGCGCTGGTCGCGGAGTGCATGGTCGTGGGCGACGGGCGGCCGTTCGTGGCCGCGCTGGTCACCATCGACGAGGAGTTCCTCGGCCGCTGGGCCGCGGAGCACGGCAAGCCGGCCGGTGTGACGGCGGCGGAACTGCGCGAGGACGCGGAGCTCGTCGCCGCCGTCCAGAAGGCCGTCGACGACGGCAACGCGGCGGTTTCCAAGGCGGAATCGGTGCGGAAATTCCGCATTCTGCCCTCCCAGTTCACGGAGGAGTCGGGCCACATCACGCCGTCGCTGAAGCTGAAGCGCAATGTGGTGGCGAAGGACTTCGCGGACGAGATCGAAGCCCTCTACCGGGGTTAG
- a CDS encoding GMC oxidoreductase, which yields MTPNLTRRHVLGLAALQTASALGFTRIGLSSAAAAEPQAAQYAPAIVVGSGYGSAVAALRLGQAGVRTVVLEMGRLWDTPGPDGKVFPSTSAPDQRSMWFRTRTEAPLAQFLWLDVVNRDISPYPGVLDRVNYGDMSVYVGRGVGGGSLVNGGMAPTPRRSYFTEVLPGVDADEMYGTYFPRARAMLGVNDIDPGWFESTEWYRFARISRKHAQNTGLKTVFVPNVYDFGYMQREAAGTATRSALAGEVIYGNNHGKKSVDKTYLAAALGTGNVTIETMQRVVGVRPDPAGGYVLTVRTSDLTGRVTQTRELGCRQLFLGAGSLGTTEILLRARETGTLPALSDKVGLGWGHNGNVMTARANHLWDTVGCNQATMPALGIDDWDNASNPVFAEIAPLPMGFEHWISMYLAITKNPERGRFTYDAATDSAKLTWRRDQNTPSVNAAKNLFDRINRRNVTIYRYDLFGENRAFADNFTYHPLGGCVLGDATDLYGRAKGHQGLYVVDSSLIPGSLGVNPFVTITALAERNMARILAEDPR from the coding sequence ATGACACCAAATCTGACGCGCCGTCATGTCCTCGGACTGGCCGCTCTCCAGACCGCCTCCGCGCTCGGGTTCACGCGGATCGGGCTGTCCTCCGCAGCCGCCGCCGAGCCGCAGGCCGCGCAGTACGCGCCCGCCATCGTCGTCGGCTCCGGCTACGGCTCCGCCGTCGCGGCGCTGCGCCTCGGGCAGGCCGGCGTACGGACCGTCGTCCTCGAAATGGGCCGGCTCTGGGACACCCCCGGGCCCGACGGCAAGGTCTTCCCCTCCACCTCCGCCCCCGACCAGCGGTCCATGTGGTTCCGCACCCGCACCGAGGCCCCGCTCGCCCAGTTCCTCTGGCTCGACGTGGTCAACCGCGACATCAGCCCCTACCCCGGTGTCCTGGACCGCGTGAACTACGGCGACATGTCCGTGTACGTGGGACGGGGGGTGGGCGGCGGATCGCTGGTGAACGGCGGGATGGCGCCGACGCCCAGGCGCTCGTACTTCACCGAGGTGCTGCCCGGCGTGGACGCGGACGAGATGTACGGCACCTACTTCCCCCGCGCCCGGGCCATGCTCGGCGTGAACGACATCGACCCGGGCTGGTTCGAGTCCACCGAGTGGTACCGCTTCGCCCGGATCTCCCGCAAGCACGCCCAGAACACCGGCCTGAAGACCGTCTTCGTCCCCAACGTCTACGACTTCGGCTACATGCAGCGCGAGGCGGCCGGTACCGCCACCAGGTCCGCGCTCGCGGGCGAGGTCATCTACGGCAACAACCACGGGAAGAAGAGCGTCGACAAGACCTATCTCGCCGCCGCCCTCGGCACCGGCAACGTCACCATCGAGACCATGCAGCGCGTGGTCGGCGTACGTCCGGACCCGGCCGGGGGGTACGTGCTGACCGTGCGGACCAGCGACCTCACCGGGCGGGTCACCCAGACCCGCGAGCTCGGCTGCCGGCAGCTGTTCCTGGGGGCGGGAAGTCTGGGGACCACCGAGATCCTGCTGCGGGCCCGTGAAACCGGCACGCTGCCCGCGCTCAGCGACAAGGTCGGGCTCGGCTGGGGCCACAACGGCAACGTCATGACCGCCCGCGCCAACCACCTCTGGGACACCGTCGGCTGCAACCAGGCCACCATGCCCGCCCTGGGCATCGACGACTGGGACAACGCCTCGAACCCGGTCTTCGCCGAGATCGCCCCGCTGCCCATGGGCTTCGAGCACTGGATCTCGATGTACCTGGCCATCACCAAGAACCCCGAGCGCGGCCGCTTCACCTACGACGCGGCCACCGACTCGGCCAAGCTCACCTGGCGGCGGGACCAGAACACGCCCTCGGTCAACGCGGCGAAGAACCTCTTCGACCGCATCAACCGGCGGAACGTGACCATCTACCGGTACGACCTCTTCGGCGAGAACAGGGCCTTCGCCGACAACTTCACGTACCACCCGCTCGGCGGCTGCGTCCTCGGCGACGCGACCGACCTCTACGGCCGGGCCAAGGGCCACCAGGGGCTGTATGTGGTCGACAGCTCCCTGATCCCCGGCTCGCTCGGCGTGAACCCATTCGTGACGATCACGGCCCTCGCCGAGCGGAACATGGCGCGGATCCTCGCCGAGGATCCGCGCTAG
- a CDS encoding glycosyltransferase family 4 protein: protein MHKTLIVTNDFPPRPGGIQAFLHNMALRLDPDRVVVYASTWKHSAEGREATAAFDAEQPFQVVRDRTTMLLPTPRVTRRAVGLLREHGCESVWFGAAAPLGLMGPALRRAGARRIVATTHGHEAGWAQLPAARQLLRRIGEGTDTLTYLGEYTRSRIASAVTDRAAARMVQLPPGVDEKTFHPESGGAEVRARLGLTDRPVVVCVSRLVPRKGQDTMIEAMPRILAAVPDAVLLIVGGGPYEADLRELAVSVGVADSVLFTGAVPWAELPAHFGAGDVFAMPCRTRRGGLDVEGLGIVYLEASATGLPVVAGDSGGAPDAVLDGETGWVVRGGEPSEAADRVVALLQDPALRARMGEAGRAWVEEKWRWDLLADRLRELL from the coding sequence ATGCACAAGACGCTGATCGTGACCAACGACTTCCCGCCGCGACCGGGCGGTATCCAGGCCTTCCTGCACAACATGGCGCTACGGCTGGATCCCGACCGGGTCGTCGTCTACGCCTCCACGTGGAAGCACAGCGCGGAGGGCCGCGAGGCCACCGCGGCCTTCGACGCCGAGCAGCCGTTCCAGGTCGTGCGCGACCGCACGACGATGCTGCTGCCGACACCGCGCGTGACGCGGCGGGCCGTGGGCCTGCTGCGCGAACACGGCTGCGAGTCGGTGTGGTTCGGGGCGGCGGCCCCGCTCGGTCTGATGGGCCCGGCGCTGCGGCGGGCCGGGGCTCGGCGCATCGTGGCGACCACGCACGGGCACGAGGCGGGCTGGGCCCAGCTGCCGGCCGCGCGGCAGTTGCTGCGGCGGATCGGCGAGGGCACGGACACGCTGACGTACCTGGGGGAGTACACCCGCTCGCGGATCGCCTCGGCGGTGACGGACCGGGCGGCGGCCCGGATGGTGCAACTTCCGCCGGGGGTGGACGAGAAGACCTTCCACCCGGAGTCGGGTGGTGCGGAGGTCCGGGCCCGGCTGGGTCTGACCGACCGCCCGGTCGTGGTGTGCGTGTCCCGGCTGGTCCCCCGGAAGGGGCAGGACACCATGATCGAGGCGATGCCGCGGATCCTGGCGGCGGTGCCGGACGCGGTGCTGCTGATCGTGGGCGGCGGGCCGTACGAGGCGGACCTGCGGGAACTGGCGGTGTCCGTGGGCGTCGCGGACTCGGTGCTCTTCACGGGAGCGGTCCCGTGGGCCGAGCTGCCCGCGCACTTCGGGGCCGGGGACGTCTTCGCCATGCCGTGCCGGACCCGGCGGGGCGGGCTGGACGTCGAGGGGCTCGGGATCGTCTACCTGGAGGCTTCGGCGACGGGCCTGCCGGTCGTCGCGGGAGACTCCGGCGGAGCCCCTGACGCGGTGCTGGACGGAGAGACGGGCTGGGTCGTCCGGGGCGGCGAGCCGTCCGAGGCGGCGGACCGGGTCGTCGCTCTGCTGCAGGACCCGGCCCTGCGGGCGCGCATGGGCGAGGCGGGCCGTGCCTGGGTCGAGGAGAAGTGGCGCTGGGACCTCCTGGCGGACCGCCTGCGCGAGCTGCTGTAG
- a CDS encoding C40 family peptidase has translation MASHRRPGPGGLDRNTKAAVLTAAAAGAAVVMTGAPAGADPGLPQEPSGGVRAQVDRLFEEAEQATERFNEAGEKADRLRSEADRAQDAVARAQDRINTMRGILGTFAGAQYRSGGIDPTVALLLSADPDAYLEQAAALERLTGLQARQLDELREEQRRLGQERREAAGKLAELDALRADVARHKRSVTAKLAAARRLLGAMNAEQRADFERASRAGGRPGAQPDFPSFGPSSGRAGAAVMAARSAVGRPYVWGSTGPSGFDCSGLMVWSYRQAGVSLPRTSQAQRYAGRQVPLSQARPGDLVTYRSDASHVGMYVGNGQVVHAPYPGARVRYDPVGMMPVSSVTRP, from the coding sequence GTGGCATCCCATCGCCGGCCCGGGCCCGGTGGCCTCGACCGGAACACGAAGGCCGCCGTCCTGACCGCCGCCGCGGCCGGCGCCGCGGTCGTCATGACGGGAGCCCCCGCGGGCGCGGACCCGGGCCTGCCGCAGGAGCCCTCGGGCGGTGTCCGCGCCCAGGTCGACCGGCTCTTCGAGGAAGCCGAACAGGCCACCGAGCGCTTCAACGAGGCGGGCGAGAAGGCCGACCGGCTCCGCTCCGAGGCCGACCGGGCCCAGGACGCCGTCGCCCGCGCGCAGGACCGCATCAACACGATGCGGGGCATCCTCGGTACCTTCGCCGGGGCCCAGTACCGCAGCGGCGGCATCGACCCCACCGTCGCCCTGCTGCTGTCCGCGGACCCCGACGCCTACCTGGAGCAGGCCGCCGCCCTGGAACGGCTGACCGGCCTCCAGGCCCGCCAGCTCGACGAACTCCGCGAGGAGCAGCGCCGGCTCGGCCAGGAGCGCCGCGAGGCCGCCGGCAAGCTGGCCGAACTCGACGCCCTGCGCGCCGACGTGGCCCGGCACAAGCGCTCCGTCACGGCGAAGCTCGCGGCCGCCCGGCGGCTGCTGGGCGCCATGAACGCAGAGCAAAGGGCCGACTTCGAGCGCGCCTCGCGCGCGGGCGGCCGCCCCGGCGCCCAGCCCGACTTCCCCTCCTTCGGCCCCTCCTCCGGCCGCGCCGGGGCGGCCGTGATGGCGGCCCGGTCGGCGGTCGGCCGCCCGTACGTGTGGGGCTCCACCGGCCCCTCCGGCTTCGACTGCTCCGGGCTGATGGTCTGGTCGTACCGCCAGGCGGGCGTCTCGCTGCCGCGCACCTCGCAGGCACAGCGGTACGCGGGACGCCAGGTCCCGCTGTCGCAGGCGCGCCCCGGCGATCTGGTGACGTACCGCTCGGACGCCAGCCACGTGGGCATGTACGTCGGCAACGGCCAGGTGGTGCACGCCCCCTACCCCGGCGCCAGGGTCCGCTACGACCCGGTCGGGATGATGCCGGTGTCCTCGGTCACGCGCCCCTGA